From the genome of Athalia rosae chromosome 3, iyAthRosa1.1, whole genome shotgun sequence:
TAATAAGTattacaacaacaaaaaaacagcaCTGAGATATTTCCCATCTTTTACCTATCTGAAGATCTTAAAAACAATTCAacaaaattgtttttgaattgacatgaaataatttttatttttacaattacatCTTTCTTAATCTCACTGCTGTAACTGCATTACATGCTGTTAATACATAAGAGAATGATGCGacattatattatagtataatttatgactgaaaaaattgaaaaaaaaataaaatcaaatgataaTTGCTGCATGATATGAGTGTTCTCTACTTGAAAAACGCTATAAATCGGTTATATTCTTCATTGACGAAATATAGGCTCCAACTATTCCTTGTACTTTACAttgatattttcttcttccgccCTTTTTCCTACATACTGTTATATTTCCACTTGGTCAAAGGTTGTGGTATCACATCAGGTTCATATTGTGTCGATACAGTATGCATAAAATActctcaatttttaatttacatGATACATGGAAACACGCAAAGACAGCAATCCTTTTTgcacaacaataatgataatcataataatcaataaccactaataataataatcatcaataaccactaataataataatcaataaccactaataataataataataataataataaatcattgAATGGCACAATATGACTCGAAGCTTCTCAGTTTTTAATCAAGTATCGCAAGTTTGTTGGATGAAACAAATTGTTAATAGAATACCCACGTAAAAAAGTGCAGTGATCTCACAAGGACATACGATCATCTTGGTTCTATCacataatgtatgtatgccTCGTTCTTGTATCcttctggaaattttcttgAGATGAATAAACAACACTCAGATCATGATAACAAATTAAAGTTATCCTGGTATTAAAAATATGATGGTAATTTTGTGTTGTTTGTTATGTTATGttaaataatacaaatatgGGAAATCTTACAAACTAAACACatatcaatatatatatatatatatatagtattatatatatatatattaaataaacGCATAGCACACTAATATATTGTTATACACTTGCATATcagaacgaaaaatcaatGTTTTTAGAGAGTGAAATCAGCACAGCCCTATAGAAAGAAACTTAAAAGCTTCACATACGATTGCGTTGCGGTTTTGGGCCGAACTATAATTGTATTAAAAGTAAGAGAAATGTACCAAGCCGTTCAGTCTACAGAGCGGAGAAGTAGTTAGTGAACAATTATACATTTTATGGTGGTGTAGGTTGTCCTaccatatattttatatatatatatttgggtGTCATCTTGACCACCCACATATTCAATTCTTACAGCGTTGTAAATTCCTCTGACTCTTTAAAAATTGTAaacttgaaattattatttttgtgtagtatattttgaaaaaacatttatttcaATGATCATCATCAATGTAGGACGTTGAGCTGGCCCGTGTTAGTAGCGTATACCATACCTTGGCCAGGCTCAGGAGCCCACCTGATACAATTCAAACTGACGTAGCCCGTAGTTTCCCTGTTGCTTCTCGTCAGCTCTCTCAGAAGCACCATACTTTTCCTGTTATCTTTAATATTGGGATCAGTCCGTGGGCGTTCATCTCTCCAGTCAGCAAGATTTTGTAATACGTAGTCTGAGCTATTCTGTCGTATCAAATAGTTGCTCAAGCTCTCAAGCATTCCATCCCGGCGATAACCATCCATTGGAATATAGTCGTTAGGATAGTATCCTCTCTCTACGCTCTCTGACGCATTTTTTGGGTCATCGTCTGGTTCTTTATCAACAAGTTTGTATATTAGAGCCATTGGTAGAGGACGAGCAGGAGCCAGAATACGCCGAGATGCTAACCCGACAAGTAAATGTTGTCGAGTCGGTGATATTGATACCGATACAGCAGTCTGATCAATTTTGGTTGCGTAAATTCTTTCGCCCAATGTTTCCCATTGAAGACTGTATACGCCTGTTTCATTAAAAGGAGAGcagtttttataaaataaaacagataGGCTCGTGAATAGTCGTCATTATTGATGAGAGTAAGGCTCCCTAATAATGAATTACCTAACATTGTCGTTACACTAAGCCGGCCTGATGGGAGAAGAGTCGCTAATAGCTTGCCATCGGAAGATATGTCCACACTAGCATCATTGTGGATCTTGCATTCTTTAACcactatatttttttcagctgaAAAAGTAAATGCATGTTTCTCAGACGATGCTAGCAATGAAATACATTAGTTAATAGTCCAATCTTTTTTCACTCACGATCCGTAATGTCTGGAATATCTCCATCAGAAAAGTCCCAAGCTTGAACTCGATGGCTTTGCACCTCCAAACCATTGAAAGTCGCCATAAATGGACTCACCGGTACATGATCTAGTGACAAAAATGATTCAAACAAATCTGAAGCAACGTTTTGTCCACAGATCACCACTCTGCTGCATTTCTTTTCCGAAACCTGCGATATCCATTCAATACATTATGTGCAATTACCTCTCAAGTCAAGATCATCGCTGTCGTCATTCACTGGATCTGGACCAGCTCCTCCATTTCCACCTGCTCCACTACCTCCTCCATTTCCGCCCGCTCCACCGCCTCCTCTGCCATTTCCTTCACCACCACTAGGTCCGCCACCTCCTCCTggtcctccccctcctcccccaccTCCTCCTGCCCCGCTTGCGTGATACCCATAAGGAAAACGAGGATGAAGGAATCGGGATCCTCTCCAGGTTGCTTGCGCTATGAACCATCGACGAATCTGTGACGATACAGTCCCTGTCAGAGGTCTGCGATACCACCCTGACTGACGTCCGTTTACATCCTAATTCAGGTGTTAATCATATTGATccacaaaagaaaaaaaaaaaaaaaatcaataaatgaaaaaaaaaataataatgaaaataagatattGAATCACGTAATTTTGTAATTTAAGGAgagattgaaatgaaatgaatatgaatgaaactgaatattataatttgcAATACGTTAAAAACTGCGTATAATAAGAAAAGACGGAGATATACCTGGTTTCTGCTACTTCCAGTTTGAGCCGAACTTGGTCCTGGTTGATCACTGAAGTCGATGGGGTAACTAgtatttcctctttctctactACTTAAATAGCTATTAATCAAATATGGTGGCGGAGTTTGCGGAGGAGTTGGAGGCGTGTTTTGTCTTCTCCGAGTGTTGGTGGTTTGCGATCCTTCGAAATCACGAACTGGGATGTTGTTCACTTGGACAACAGGAACATTGAACTCTTGTCTGCTAATCCCTCCATCTCTGCTGTGAGCATTACCTCCAAAATTTGGCTCGGATATAAGCCGTTCTCTGCGAAGAGGAGAGTTTCTTGTAGGTCTCAACCACAAGGACGGTGTGAGGTTCAAACTTGGATGAGATGCCGAAGATCTTCCAAGGTTGAGCAGAGCTCTCGCTGATCTACGGTAACGATTATAAAGTATTCTTCTACCACTTCTTTCCCTATCTCTATTTCGATCTGTTCTATCGGCACTTCGGTTGTTTCGCTGATTCCGCGATGGCTCACTTTCGTTTGTGTTACTACTAggattgttgttattgttgttgttactatTACGGACAGATAGCGGCACAGATCCGCGCGAATGTTGATCCTCGTTATCGCCGTCATCGATTGTTCCGGTATTCTGAATTCTCTCGACGATACTTTGTACTTCTGCGGACAACGCGTTTTCAGCTGACAAGTTACCCGCGTTACTCGAGTTCGCTTGGGTCCGCGAGCTACTTCTTTGATTATTAGTTGCATCATTAGCGGCAGTTGATGTGCTTTGATTGTTACTCTGATTCGGGGAAGCGGCACCATCGGTTCGCGTGGATATCGCATCTTGCAAAGATATGTTGATCAGCCTTTTCAGCCCCGCTGCCAGAGTTCGATAATGTCTATTGGTGTGATTCGAGAGAAGATCTTCGGCAGAAGGTTGCGATGGACCCGCGGTATCCCCCGCAACTGCTGAGTCGGAATTCCGTCGAGGGAAATTGAAAGTCCGCCGTCTTTCCGAGCTACTTCCGCTGCTACCGCTCCTGGCAGTGTTGTCTCGATTATTCTCAGTCTGTAGACTACTATCTACGTTGCTATTGCGAGTCTCGTCGGTTCTAATTTGATTCGAAGCAGACAAGTCTGAGCTGAATGGGCCATATTGACTCGATTCCAACTCACGCCTCGTCGTCACCAATTGTGCTAGCAAAAGATCGGTCAACTCCAATGCCAAGTGTAGCAGCACATACATTTCTAGGCAAAGATAACACAAAGTTGGTCAGATACTCCTCATGTTCATTTTATCATGCAGCAATATTTACTCACTGTAAATCTGCTCGTAAGGTACGCTGTTATGAGATCCATTCCCCGGacgattttcttcaaagaattgCTTGAGCCTCTCGACCATCAAACTAAGCACTTGTCTagaaatacaaataattaGTTAGATTCATTTGGAGCAATGGACGtgttcgaataattgatgaaatagTCAACACCTGGGTCGAATAATGACCACAACTCGACTTGCCTAGCACGAAGTCTGGTAACTTCTCTCGTTTGTTCCGTTTCCTGATTGTCGTTATTGGTATCTCTTGTATTTTCCGGCTGACTGTCACTGTCCGAACCTCTATTAAGTGCGTTACTATTTCTGGCCAATGCTCGTTGTTGTTGCACAAGAGACTCGAGTCTCACAATCATTGCTTGCAGGGATTCAGTGGTTGTCTGCTCCCGACTTCTATCCATGGATCGAGCAGGAGTATTCATTCTCAACGGCCATGTTCTACGAGCATTTTCGAGAACACGAAAGGGATTGTAAGATGTTTGTGCTCTGGAACCCCGCTTCATGCTACGCGGTCCCAATGTTGAGAGTCTTGGTCTTCTGCAATCAGTTGAAAATGTATACGTTACCTTTGCATGGTCAAATTTGAGAAGTCCTTAAAAAACGCTACAAACCTTAGATACATTCTCCGACCGTACCTCCAAACTCTTTGGTAAGTGTATTGTCTTCCACGAGTATTCGTATTGTTAGTCGGAGACTCGGGTGATGTCCCTGAATTCGATGTCTCCGATTGATTTGAAGTACTTGGCACACTGGGGTTGCCATTCGCATAAACTAGATCTGATATACTTGGGAGGGGAGCGACAAAATTGGATGCTTCGGTCAAATTTGAGGACGATGCAACTCCAGGTGGAATTGGCGGTAAGTTCAAGCGGCTTGCTATATTAGAAACGAGACTTGAGATGCTGGGGAGTTGAGTCGAGCCACCTTCTGTAGCTAAATTAGAATAAGTGTGATCATTGGTTGCGTTTGTTGAGTTTGAAGACTGTGAGTCAAGATTCATCGACTCGTTCGGTACTTGGGAGTTTGGGGAGTACAAGTTTCCTAGTATATCAGATAAGCTATTAGGATGTAAGTTCAAGAGTCTGAGCTCAGACTCGCTGGGTAGTAAATGAGACAAGCTAATACACGTGGCCTCGTCACAGTTACATGATTTCTCTTCGTCGTTGGTCCTCGAGGAGTGGGATATGCCCCTAGAGGTTGAGGGTTGACTTTGGTCAAGTGTAGCACCGGCTACGCTGCCAGAATCTTTATCAGTCtcacttttctctctctgatAGTTCTCTAGAATTgctttcttgaaattttttgccgTTTCACTCTGTAAGTCACTAGCAGGTGTGGGACTCTGTGCGGAAGTCGAAGGAGTGACCGTTCTACTACCGCTAGCTCCTGCCTGTACCTGAGCTTCATTATTTTGCATTTCTACTCTGACCGTTAGATGGAGGGAACGTATTTGCCGCTGCAGGTCTTCCCACATTCGGCGCACCTGTTGAAGTTGAACAATTTCCAGTCTAGCTCTACACAGTCGCTGCATGTTATCTATATGACGACTCAGCAACTGTATCCCCTGACGAACTCCTAGAGCATCGGTTTGACCTTGACTTTGTCTTCGAGGGCAGACCCTCCAACCTCTCCACCCCTCCTCTTCGCGATTACCGTCCGCTGCATGCGCATCTGTGCCTGGGAGATTATTGGTAGCGGCAGTAAGTGGGTCAAATATTTCACTCTCGAAATCAAGTATCCTCTGCAGATTACTTTCTGTCTCTTGTTCGCTGATATCGACAACATTCCGAACATGATTTGTCTGGACTTCTTCCGGCGAAACATCATTTTCCACTGAAGAAACTTCGACGGTTCGTTCTGGAATTTCCGGAACGACTATAGTTGGTTCTTCCAGCATGTTAGAATCTGTGCCTAATTGTTGATTCACATCTGCAGTACTACCTTGGCTTAACTCCGATCTTCTCGAGAGATTTTctctcagacttcgaaaaggaaaaaggggtGGTTGCTCGTAGCGAGTCGGATTTATTGAAACTGGGGACAACTGATCCCGATTGTTTCTGCTTATTCCACTCCTAAGTTCGTCGAGAGGATTAAAAACATGGATTCTCTGCTCTAAATTTTCACTAAGGGTACGAGTTCGGGTACCAGAAGTTTGAAGACGCTCGTTTGTAGAATCGGAAGCTCTGCCGGGATCGAGCGAACTACGTTCCAGGCTTATCCAGCGGCTGGTCCATCGCCTCGAATTTGTGTTTGTATTAGAATTAGCATTTGAATTAGCAGCAGGTTCCTCATGGTTCGAATCAGAGTTGCTGTTTTCTTCTAATAGCCAGTACCCATTTTCAGATTGTTCTCGTTGATTTTCATCCACTAAATTTTCTTCCTGAACAGCCCTTTCGGCCTCTGGTTGATCTGTGTTTAAATTTCTCTGAAAGGAATCTAAAAATCTTCTCAAGTCCTGCCCAATCTCTTGCGTACTTCTGCTAATTCTCAGCGATCTGTTATTTCTGACATCGAACTCATTCAACTCATTAATAGAGTCGTTAGACTGTTCGTTTCTGTTCACATCGGCCAATTCTTCGTTTCTGTTCATATTTCTTCCATCTTGCCCACTTGGATTAGAAGAACGTTGATCCTGCGTCAGGAGTCTAGGTACACTTGGCTGAAATGCTGACCTAGATGAGACGGTGAAGTTAGACGTAGCTGGGGTATTTGTTCCAGAAAATCCTTCGTCGCTCGATTGAGAACTATCCCCTGAGAAAAATAAGACTCAGAAATGAATTTGTCTGCAAATGATCAACAATATTCACTAGCGGAACATAGAACTCTAAAACCCACCATGTATTTCCATCCAGGTTCGAGTGTTGGCATTATACCTGGGATACAATGCACTGCGTTCTTCGCGGCGTTGCCGCAGTCTAGGTGGTTCCCCTTCGTCCGCTGTAGAATCAGTGAACAGTCTACGTCTATTGGGTCTAAATACCCTGGATCTGCTACTTTCTGCAGATACATTTGGCCTGATTTGATTTCCAACAGATAAATTTATGTCTGCTCCAGTTTCGACTCTCTCCTGactactttgaaaatttgaaggtAGGTCCTCATTCTGTGCAGAATAGTTGCCATCCTCGGGCAGCAAATCTTCGGCAAATATCTCGTTATCCTGTTGCGAAGTTGAGGACTGAGGTTCATTGTTTGCTGAAATATCAATGTTATAAGAGGAAACAGAGGAATCTAGTCTCCGCAGAGGGTATAATTGCGATTCACTTGTAATTATGTCACCTGGATCAGAAGCATTTTGACGATTTCTCTGATGTCGCCTGAGTAAGGGCAATTCATTTCTCAGCTGTTCGATTCTAGAACTCGTGGTGGTCAACTGAACCTCCATGATGTTCAGAGCTTCAATTTCAAGATTGAGAACATACCTCAATCTTTCCAATCTGGAATTTCGGGTGGCAGAGTTTGGGAAAAGCTTCGCTGTATGTCCTTGTAATCGCTCACGTAATTGCTGGAGCCTAGCTACACAAGAGTTGTTACTTTCAGCTGTAGCGTTCAAGGCACCTCGCAAATTGCGGAGCGATTCTTCTACACTGTTCTCTTCAGTTCTTTGTCCGTGAGAACGTTGAATAAGCAGACGTCTGTATCTCTGTAACCTCTCTAAGCTATCGTTATTCGCCTGGGCGCTAGAGTTCA
Proteins encoded in this window:
- the LOC105686166 gene encoding uncharacterized protein LOC105686166 isoform X2, whose product is MGKIRKKPDLVHCSRSQNVLRNLMLRELGLRTNHKTSTKELEPNAETNLVLKDHKELKCDVPGVPRATFLMVFSPDGSKVASTHGNHNVYITDLTSGKNIRTLAGHPRTPWCIAFHPSSNEILASGCLGGQVRVWDLSGGSEVWNADSETVIASLAFHPSERLLVIATYNEVHFWDWSQSEPFAVATTRNYKEKVRYVAFDNLGRKLITGIANDPQLQSQWDRTPADIVPPSRTNLFRLSRERSQDLESSPRYHLWNQGLFYGGRWRDNFNDRNSRSNDFRMQYRRNPPPDDVPNVTRTNNNNNNIGPTRNSDRYFDEYVRMRRELEAHRCRSDGEQIHRLLLHVKERDFRVRRNLTDDALTLLRRQYFLHRICERLAPLSQSRSSNNDSGAGPSQPRDRQSPTPQLGNVMIEVRRNNYLNSDPDTQRNSSNVLLGNTDRNVRPDSEENNQRIEERSSEDSNNEELLSGLTRDNTYPNFVSVEQRHNNLIRRSESLDQRIDNLWEEINERLEGANARRTERRINLCYRDLVDQYETLVRRYFDISRNHDTIDRGTDPMDAPETSRPRSAEDIPDSERSEPATESSIRRLRNALNSSAQANNDSLERLQRYRRLLIQRSHGQRTEENSVEESLRNLRGALNATAESNNSCVARLQQLRERLQGHTAKLFPNSATRNSRLERLRYVLNLEIEALNIMEVQLTTTSSRIEQLRNELPLLRRHQRNRQNASDPGDIITSESQLYPLRRLDSSVSSYNIDISANNEPQSSTSQQDNEIFAEDLLPEDGNYSAQNEDLPSNFQSSQERVETGADINLSVGNQIRPNVSAESSRSRVFRPNRRRLFTDSTADEGEPPRLRQRREERSALYPRYNANTRTWMEIHGDSSQSSDEGFSGTNTPATSNFTVSSRSAFQPSVPRLLTQDQRSSNPSGQDGRNMNRNEELADVNRNEQSNDSINELNEFDVRNNRSLRISRSTQEIGQDLRRFLDSFQRNLNTDQPEAERAVQEENLVDENQREQSENGYWLLEENSNSDSNHEEPAANSNANSNTNTNSRRWTSRWISLERSSLDPGRASDSTNERLQTSGTRTRTLSENLEQRIHVFNPLDELRSGISRNNRDQLSPVSINPTRYEQPPLFPFRSLRENLSRRSELSQGSTADVNQQLGTDSNMLEEPTIVVPEIPERTVEVSSVENDVSPEEVQTNHVRNVVDISEQETESNLQRILDFESEIFDPLTAATNNLPGTDAHAADGNREEEGWRGWRVCPRRQSQGQTDALGVRQGIQLLSRHIDNMQRLCRARLEIVQLQQVRRMWEDLQRQIRSLHLTVRVEMQNNEAQVQAGASGSRTVTPSTSAQSPTPASDLQSETAKNFKKAILENYQREKSETDKDSGSVAGATLDQSQPSTSRGISHSSRTNDEEKSCNCDEATCISLSHLLPSESELRLLNLHPNSLSDILGNLYSPNSQVPNESMNLDSQSSNSTNATNDHTYSNLATEGGSTQLPSISSLVSNIASRLNLPPIPPGVASSSNLTEASNFVAPLPSISDLVYANGNPSVPSTSNQSETSNSGTSPESPTNNTNTRGRQYTYQRVWRYGRRMYLRRPRLSTLGPRSMKRGSRAQTSYNPFRVLENARRTWPLRMNTPARSMDRSREQTTTESLQAMIVRLESLVQQQRALARNSNALNRGSDSDSQPENTRDTNNDNQETEQTREVTRLRARQVLSLMVERLKQFFEENRPGNGSHNSVPYEQIYKMYVLLHLALELTDLLLAQLVTTRRELESSQYGPFSSDLSASNQIRTDETRNSNVDSSLQTENNRDNTARSGSSGSSSERRRTFNFPRRNSDSAVAGDTAGPSQPSAEDLLSNHTNRHYRTLAAGLKRLINISLQDAISTRTDGAASPNQSNNQSTSTAANDATNNQRSSSRTQANSSNAGNLSAENALSAEVQSIVERIQNTGTIDDGDNEDQHSRGSVPLSVRNSNNNNNNNPSSNTNESEPSRNQRNNRSADRTDRNRDRERSGRRILYNRYRRSARALLNLGRSSASHPSLNLTPSLWLRPTRNSPLRRERLISEPNFGGNAHSRDGGISRQEFNVPVVQVNNIPVRDFEGSQTTNTRRRQNTPPTPPQTPPPYLINSYLSSRERGNTSYPIDFSDQPGPSSAQTGSSRNQIRRWFIAQATWRGSRFLHPRFPYGYHASGAGGGGGGGGGPGGGGGPSGGEGNGRGGGGAGGNGGGSGAGGNGGAGPDPVNDDSDDLDLRDHVPVSPFMATFNGLEVQSHRVQAWDFSDGDIPDITDPEKNIVVKECKIHNDASVDISSDGKLLATLLPSGRLSVTTMLGVYSLQWETLGERIYATKIDQTAVSVSISPTRQHLLVGLASRRILAPARPLPMALIYKLVDKEPDDDPKNASESVERGYYPNDYIPMDGYRRDGMLESLSNYLIRQNSSDYVLQNLADWRDERPRTDPNIKDNRKSMVLLRELTRSNRETTGYVSLNCIRWAPEPGQGMVYATNTGQLNVLH
- the LOC105686166 gene encoding uncharacterized protein LOC105686166 isoform X4, producing the protein MVASTHGNHNVYITDLTSGKNIRTLAGHPRTPWCIAFHPSSNEILASGCLGGQVRVWDLSGGSEVWNADSETVIASLAFHPSERLLVIATYNEVHFWDWSQSEPFAVATTRNYKEKVRYVAFDNLGRKLITGIANDPQLQSQWDRTPADIVPPSRTNLFRLSRERSQDLESSPRYHLWNQGLFYGGRWRDNFNDRNSRSNDFRMQYRRNPPPDDVPNVTRTNNNNNNIGPTRNSDRYFDEYVRMRRELEAHRCRSDGEQIHRLLLHVKERDFRVRRNLTDDALTLLRRQYFLHRICERLAPLSQSRSSNNDSGAGPSQPRDRQSPTPQLGNVMIEVRRNNYLNSDPDTQRNSSNVLLGNTDRNVRPDSEENNQRIEERSSEDSNNEELLSGLTRDNTYPNFVSVEQRHNNLIRRSESLDQRIDNLWEEINERLEGANARRTERRINLCYRDLVDQYETLVRRYFDISRNHDTIDRGTDPMDAPETSRPRSAEDIPDSERSEPATESSIRRLRNALNSSAQANNDSLERLQRYRRLLIQRSHGQRTEENSVEESLRNLRGALNATAESNNSCVARLQQLRERLQGHTAKLFPNSATRNSRLERLRYVLNLEIEALNIMEVQLTTTSSRIEQLRNELPLLRRHQRNRQNASDPGDIITSESQLYPLRRLDSSVSSYNIDISANNEPQSSTSQQDNEIFAEDLLPEDGNYSAQNEDLPSNFQSSQERVETGADINLSVGNQIRPNVSAESSRSRVFRPNRRRLFTDSTADEGEPPRLRQRREERSALYPRYNANTRTWMEIHGDSSQSSDEGFSGTNTPATSNFTVSSRSAFQPSVPRLLTQDQRSSNPSGQDGRNMNRNEELADVNRNEQSNDSINELNEFDVRNNRSLRISRSTQEIGQDLRRFLDSFQRNLNTDQPEAERAVQEENLVDENQREQSENGYWLLEENSNSDSNHEEPAANSNANSNTNTNSRRWTSRWISLERSSLDPGRASDSTNERLQTSGTRTRTLSENLEQRIHVFNPLDELRSGISRNNRDQLSPVSINPTRYEQPPLFPFRSLRENLSRRSELSQGSTADVNQQLGTDSNMLEEPTIVVPEIPERTVEVSSVENDVSPEEVQTNHVRNVVDISEQETESNLQRILDFESEIFDPLTAATNNLPGTDAHAADGNREEEGWRGWRVCPRRQSQGQTDALGVRQGIQLLSRHIDNMQRLCRARLEIVQLQQVRRMWEDLQRQIRSLHLTVRVEMQNNEAQVQAGASGSRTVTPSTSAQSPTPASDLQSETAKNFKKAILENYQREKSETDKDSGSVAGATLDQSQPSTSRGISHSSRTNDEEKSCNCDEATCISLSHLLPSESELRLLNLHPNSLSDILGNLYSPNSQVPNESMNLDSQSSNSTNATNDHTYSNLATEGGSTQLPSISSLVSNIASRLNLPPIPPGVASSSNLTEASNFVAPLPSISDLVYANGNPSVPSTSNQSETSNSGTSPESPTNNTNTRGRQYTYQRVWRYGRRMYLRRPRLSTLGPRSMKRGSRAQTSYNPFRVLENARRTWPLRMNTPARSMDRSREQTTTESLQAMIVRLESLVQQQRALARNSNALNRGSDSDSQPENTRDTNNDNQETEQTREVTRLRARQVLSLMVERLKQFFEENRPGNGSHNSVPYEQIYKMYVLLHLALELTDLLLAQLVTTRRELESSQYGPFSSDLSASNQIRTDETRNSNVDSSLQTENNRDNTARSGSSGSSSERRRTFNFPRRNSDSAVAGDTAGPSQPSAEDLLSNHTNRHYRTLAAGLKRLINISLQDAISTRTDGAASPNQSNNQSTSTAANDATNNQRSSSRTQANSSNAGNLSAENALSAEVQSIVERIQNTGTIDDGDNEDQHSRGSVPLSVRNSNNNNNNNPSSNTNESEPSRNQRNNRSADRTDRNRDRERSGRRILYNRYRRSARALLNLGRSSASHPSLNLTPSLWLRPTRNSPLRRERLISEPNFGGNAHSRDGGISRQEFNVPVVQVNNIPVRDFEGSQTTNTRRRQNTPPTPPQTPPPYLINSYLSSRERGNTSYPIDFSDQPGPSSAQTGSSRNQDVNGRQSGWYRRPLTGTVSSQIRRWFIAQATWRGSRFLHPRFPYGYHASGAGGGGGGGGGPGGGGGPSGGEGNGRGGGGAGGNGGGSGAGGNGGAGPDPVNDDSDDLDLRDHVPVSPFMATFNGLEVQSHRVQAWDFSDGDIPDITDPEKNIVVKECKIHNDASVDISSDGKLLATLLPSGRLSVTTMLGVYSLQWETLGERIYATKIDQTAVSVSISPTRQHLLVGLASRRILAPARPLPMALIYKLVDKEPDDDPKNASESVERGYYPNDYIPMDGYRRDGMLESLSNYLIRQNSSDYVLQNLADWRDERPRTDPNIKDNRKSMVLLRELTRSNRETTGYVSLNCIRWAPEPGQGMVYATNTGQLNVLH